The genomic interval ACCACAGCAGCCCGGCTTCCCGCGGGTAGAACGACACGGCACGGACCGGCGTGGTGCTCTGCACGGTCGTTGCGGCCTGGGGCGCGCACCCGGCCAGAGTCAGGGCCAGCGCCGCTGCCGGCAGAAACCGCAGGGCACGGGGAACGCGGGGGGCTCGCATGCCGCTCAGCTTAGAACGCCTCATTGCCCTCATTCTGTCAGCAAACATGAAGTTCACCTGACAGACGTCCCGCAAAAGGCGGAGCCGCACCCCAGGGGACACCCGGGATGCGGCTGGCGGTGGCAGGGTCAGCTGCTCGGGCCGCCGCCCTGCACCTTGGCTTTCAGCGCCGCGAACGCATCATCGAGGTCCTTGTCGCGGCCCAGATCGTTGAGCTGGGCGTCGAAGTCGTTGTCCTTGCGCAGTTCCGTCATGGCGCGGTTGCGGTCCTCCATGGTGGACACCTTGTTCTCCATCTCTTCGAAGGCGTCCATGGCGCCGCCGGCCTTGCTGAACCCCGAGACGCGGTCCAGGGTCTCGCTGGCCTGCGCGGTCTTCTGCCGGGCCGCCAGGAGCGACTTCTTGCCTTCCATCTCGTCAATCTTGGCTTCCAGGGCGCGCAGCTGCGTCTTGAGCTGCTCGACGGTCTGGGTCTGCACCTGCAGCTGTTCCTCGAATCCGGCCGCGAGGTCCTTGGCGTTCTGTGCCCGGCGCAGCGCCTCGCGCGCGAGGTCCTCGCTGCCGCCCCGCAGGGCTTCTTCCGCTTTCTTCTCGTATTCGCTGGCCATGCGGCGGTTGCTGCTGGCCTCGCGATCCAGTTTCGCGTTCTGGCTCATGGCGCCGGCGACCTCGCTGCGGGCCTCGGCGTACGCAGCGCGCATGTCACGCAGCGCCTGGTCGATGATCTTGGCGGGGTCCTCCGCGCGGCTGATCATGTCGTTGACGTTGGCACGCAGCAGGCGGGAAAGTCGGTCAAGGATGCTCATGGGTTTCCTCCTGAAAGAAACGGTTGTGTGACCTGCCCATCATTACGCGAATTCGGCGACCTGCGTTGCGTCCTAAGGGTCCGTAAAGTCCAGATGAGCAGAAGGTGCCCCGGTCAGTGACCGGGGCACCCCTGGCGCACAGAAGGTCAGAAGACAATCGGTTTCACGCCCACGCTGTCCGATCCGCACGCGACCGTCAGCACGCCGCCGTTCGGGGTCGTGGTGCAGCCCAGGGCACGCAGGCCCGCCAGCGGGAAGATCAGGTTCTTGCCGTCCGTGGCAGGAGCGAGGGGCAGCTCCACGGCGCCAGCGTCGGTCTGGGCGGCCCGCTGACCGACCGTCACGGTCAGTGTGCCCTGATCGTCATTCGACAGGCGGTACTTTCCGCCGCCCAGCGCCGTGACGCGCACCACGCCGGTCAGGTCACTGCCCAGCACGTAGGCCTGTCCCTTGACGACGCCCGCAGGCACGGCGACCTTCGCGGCCGGCGCCGCGGCCTTCACCTGCGCGGCGTCCATCACGACCAGGGTTTCCTTGTCG from Deinococcus taeanensis carries:
- a CDS encoding PspA/IM30 family protein, translating into MSILDRLSRLLRANVNDMISRAEDPAKIIDQALRDMRAAYAEARSEVAGAMSQNAKLDREASSNRRMASEYEKKAEEALRGGSEDLAREALRRAQNAKDLAAGFEEQLQVQTQTVEQLKTQLRALEAKIDEMEGKKSLLAARQKTAQASETLDRVSGFSKAGGAMDAFEEMENKVSTMEDRNRAMTELRKDNDFDAQLNDLGRDKDLDDAFAALKAKVQGGGPSS